The DNA window TTGATCATATGAATATCCAGCGTTATCAAGGTGTGAGTGCCTTGAACCAACTGTTTGGCCTAATGCGAAAGCATAACCTGTGTGATATCCTGCCATTTCGTTATTTGAAAGAAGTAATGCAAAATCTTCTCCACCATATTTTTTAACAGCCTCTTTTAATCCATTTCCTAAGGTATAATAAAAATCATTTACTCTATCTGCAATGTAGTTTATTGCTTTTATATATTCCTTAGTATTGCCAAATTCTAATTCACAAAGCGTGTCATTTTTCTTTATAAGACCTTTTTGGTAAGCTTCTGTTGCCCATGCTAAAACAACACCTGTTGTCATAGCATCTAAACCCATTTCTTCAACCTCATCAATAATTTCCAAAACCTCATCGCTTGTTCGTATGCCAAGCATACTTCCAAGTGCATAAATAAGTTCATGGTCATATGAAACAGCTATTGATTCATATTCATACCCTTTATCAAACTCTCTTCTAAATTGTCCAATATGAATACAACCAATTGGACAACCTACACAAGAAACCTTTCTAACAAGATTTTTTTCGGCAAATCTTTCACCAGAAATCTCATCTGCATATTCAAACTTTGATTGTAAAAGGTTTCTTGTTGGTAATGAACTTATCGCATTTAATATCTTAATATTCATAGGTGTTCCAAGTTCATGATATTTTGCCATTGCATCTGTTTGAGTTGCCTTTTTATAAATCTCTTGATAAACCTTAAAATAATCCTTAAGGCTCCCAACTGGTATATCTTTTTCTCCCATAATCATAACTGCTTTAAGATTTTTACTGCCAAAAACTGTTCCTATCCCTAATCTTCCAAAATGTCTATAAGTATCAACATTTACACAAGCATAACTTACTAAATTTTCGCCTGCTCTACCTATCCTAATAATACTTCTTTTGCCAGGACCAGGTTCTCTTTCTCTTATTACTCTTCCTGTTTCTTCAACAGTTAAACCCCACATTGCCCTTGCATCTTTAAATTCAATGTTCTTATCTGTTAATGTAATGTATGTTGGTTTTTCTGCTTTTCCTGTAATAACAAGGGCATCATATCCTGCATTTCTAATTGCCATAGCAAGCCTTCCACCTGCATGGCTTTCTCCATATTCTCCAGTATGAGGCGAAATAAATGTTGCAACTGCTTTTGTAACAACAGGAAAGATTGTAGATAATGGCCCAATTGATAATATAAGTGGTTGCTCAGGATCTAATGGTGATTTATCAAATTTAGCATTCTCCTCAAGTAGTTTTACTCCTATACCTGTTCCACCTAAATATCTATATAAATCTTTACTTTCTTCTATCCTTGCTTCTTTTTTTGATAAATCTATATACAAAACTCTTACAAAATCTTTACCCAACATCTATTCCTTCACCTCTTCCATACTTAAACATTCATGCGGACACATTCTAACACAAGCTCCACAATGTTTACAAATAATTGGTATATGTTGGTCATTATCCATATGAATTGACCCAACAATGCACGCAGACACACACTTTTCACAGGCAATGCATCTTTCTCTAATAAGTTTTACTCCACCACCTGGTCTTTTTTCAAGTGCTTTTGTAGGACAAGCCTCAGCACATGCAGGTTCTTTGCAAGCAACACAAATTGTAGCTGCAAATTTACTTTGTAGCCCACCTCTTGTTTTTATCTTTATTGAACTTTTTGTAAGATTATGACTTTCGTGATTAACAGATGCACATACAAGCATACATGTAAAGCAACCTAAACATTTATTTATATTGTCAGCTCTTAATACTTTTGGCATAATTTTCACCCACCTAAAAAATTAATTCTTAAATTAAATTGTTTATTTTTTAACAATATTATATTACCAAAAATGAAATTTTTCAAGTTCAAAGTTTCATTTGAAACAATACTATGCATAATATAAATTATTATACCATTTTATAAAGAAAAATATCACAACAAATACTTTAAATTTTAATATTTGCTATGATGGTATTAATTTATATATAATAAATTTGAGAATTAGTAAATTAGGAGAGGTTTTTATGTCTGACATCAATGGTAAAGAATTGGTAAACTTTATGGAAAATATAAATAATATTTTATTTTCAATTTCTGATAACAATGATAAAATAAAAAATTTATTAAATTTAGCTATTGATTTGACTTTTTCTGATGGTGGTACTATTTACCTTATAGAAGAACAAGCAAATGAAAAACGACTAGTAATTACCTTCACAAAAAATAAATCAATAAATTTTGAGTTCTTTGTAGGCCACACTATTCCAATTAATAAAATTAGTATTGCCGGTTTTTCTGCGTTAACAGGTGAAACAATTATTATCAACAATATAAATGAAATACCTCAAAATCATCCATATAGACAGTTTTCTTTCTTTGATAAAAGTCTTAACTATAAAACAAATAACACAATTGCAATTCCCTTGAAAGATTCAAACAACAACATTATTGGTGTTTTTCAGTTAGTTAATAAACTAAGTAATCAAAGTGAATATAATCAAACTGATATTCAAGCATCGTTATTACTATCAAACTTAGTAGCAATGATTATAGAAAAAGTCAACCTTCAAAAGAACTATCAAAATAGTATATTAAGTCTTCAAAAATTATTTTCAAGTATGTTTGATTGGATGAGATTTACAGTAAATAAAATTAGCGAAGCAATAATTATGACTCAGGGGAAATTTATTGAATATTCATATCCTTCATCATCAAAGATTCTTAATTTATGTGATGGCTTGTATATTTTAGATAAACAAATACAGTTGTCATATGTAACCTTTACACCATTTGTTTTGTGTATGCTGCATTTTCAATCTTTGGATATGATTCATATTGAAGAAATATCTAAATTATTTGAGAAAGAAACTCGCAGACACGATATAATAATTAAAGAAGATAAATATTTTGCTCTTGTATTTTATAATGCAACATCAGACAATATTGATACAATATTAAGAAGATATAAAAAGGTTGTTATAGAATATATTAACCAAAAAAGATTATACCAAACTGAAATTAAATATGGATTTATTCAGTTTGACCCAAATAAGCCAAACCAAACAGCTGAAAGCTTATTTGAAGATGCTAAAAATAAAATAAACATTAATTTCTTGCCATAAAAATTAAAAGGCACTAAATTCACAAATCTTTAGTGCCTTTTTCCTTTTAAACAAGTTCTATATAAGCCATCATAGCTCCATCGCCTTTTCTTGGGCCAGCTTTGATTATTCTTGTATATCCACCATTTCTATCACTATATCTTTTTGCAGTTTTTTCAAAAAGTTCATATGCAACATCTTCTTCATATAGGTATGATAATACTCTTCTATAAGAAGCTAAGTCACCTTTTTTTGCTGTTGTAATAAGTTTTTCAGCAACCTTTCTTAAGTCCTTTGCTTTAGCTTCAGTAGTCATTATTCTACCATGTTTAAAGAGAGCTGTTGCAAGGTTTCTCATTAAAGCTTCTCTATGATCAACATCTCTACCGAACTTTCTTTGTTTTGCCATCTTCTTACCTCCTTACTCCTCAGCTTTTTTAAGACCTAAACCCAGACTTTCAAGCTTTTGAATTACTTCTTCAAGTGATTTCTTGCCTAAATTTCTTACCTTCATCATTTCTTCTTCTGTTTTGTTTACCAAATCTTCAACAGTATTTATTCCTGCTCTTTTTAAACAGTTATATGATCTTACTGAAAGTTCTAATTCTTCTATTGTCATATCTAATAGCTTGTTCCTCTTTGGTTGTTCTTGTTTTACAACAACTTCTGTTTCTGTTGGAATATTTGATAAATCAGTAAACAAGGCAAGATAATCTATTAATATCTTTGAACCACTTGATAAAGCCTCATCAGGTCTTATTGTTCCATTTGTCCAAATTTCAATTATAAGCTTGTCATAATCAGTTACTTGACCAACACGGGTATTTTCAACTCTATAATTAACTTTTGTTATTGGAGTATATATAGAGTCAATAGGTATCACACCAATAGATTGATTTGCTTGTTTGTTTCTGTCAGCTGGTACATACCCTTTACCTTGGCATATTGTTATTTCCATAAATAATCTAGCATCAGAATTTAAAGTTGCAATATGATGTTCGGGATTACAAATCTCTATATCAGCATCAGCTTTTATATCTTTTGCCTTTACTTCACATTCTCCCTGTGCTTCTATATAGATTGTTTTTGGCCCTGGAGAAGACATTTTTATAGCTAATCCTTTAAGATTTAGTATTATTTCAGTAACATCCTCTAATACTCCAGGAATTGTTGAAAATTCATGTAACACTCCATCAATTTTTACAGATGTTACAGCAGCACCAGGTAATGATGAAAGAAGTGTTCTTCTTAATGCATTACCTATTGTTGTGCCATAACCTCTTTCTAAGGGCTCAATTACATAACGACCATATTTTTGATCTAAGCTTAACTCCTCACATCTTATATTTGGCTTTTGAATATCTATCAATTCTAATTACCCTCCTTAAAAAATATAAACTTTGTTTCGAGGGCAGTTATTACTTAGAATACAACTCAACAATTAGATGTTCTTGTATTGGCATATCTATATCATCTCTAACTGGTAATGCAATTACCCTGCCTATTAAATTTTCAGAATCTTTTTCAAGCCACTTTGGTGATGTTTTTTTTGCATGTTTTTCTTTAATTTCAGCAAATCTTGGACTTGATTTGCTTGTTTCTTTTACTTCAATTACATCACCTGGCTTTACTAAATAAGATGGTATATTAACCTTTTTACCATTTACAGTAAAATGAGCATGTGATACTAACATCCTTGCTTCACCTCTTGAAGCAGCAAAACCAAGTCTGAATACTACGTTATCAAGCCTTCTTTCTAATAATGAAAGAAGGTTTTCACCTGCTATACCTTTCATTCTTTCAGCCATTTCAAAATATCTTCTGAATTGTTTTTCTAAAATGCCGTATATTCTCTTAACTTTTTGTTTTTCTCTAAGCTGAAGTCCATATTCTGATAATTTTTTCTTTTCCATACCATGCATACCTGGAGCATAGTTTCTTCTAACAATTGAACATTTTTCTGTATAACATCTATCACCTTTTAAAAATAGCTTTGCACCTTCTCTTCTGCAAAGTCTGCAATCAGGTCCTAAATATTTAGACAAATTAAAACACCTCCTACGTAATTAAACTCTTCTTCTTTTTGGTGGTCTGCAACCATTATGTGGAATTGGTGTTACATCCTTAATAAGGCTTACTTCTAAGCCAGCAGCTTGAAGTGCTCTTATTGCTGCTTCTCTCCCAGCACCTGGGCCTTTTACGAAAACCTCAACAGTTCTCATACCGTGATCCATAGCAGCTTTAGCTGCTTTTTCTGCAGCAAGTTGAGCGGCAAATGGAGTTCCTTTTTTTGTCCCTGAGAATCCAACTCCACCAGCACTTGCCCAAGAAATAACAGCTCCAGATGGATCTGAAATTGTTACTATTGTATTATTAAACGTGGAATGGATATGAG is part of the Caldicellulosiruptoraceae bacterium PP1 genome and encodes:
- the rpsK gene encoding 30S ribosomal protein S11, producing MARARRTVRRSERKNVERGVAHIHSTFNNTIVTISDPSGAVISWASAGGVGFSGTKKGTPFAAQLAAEKAAKAAMDHGMRTVEVFVKGPGAGREAAIRALQAAGLEVSLIKDVTPIPHNGCRPPKRRRV
- a CDS encoding GAF domain-containing protein, yielding MSDINGKELVNFMENINNILFSISDNNDKIKNLLNLAIDLTFSDGGTIYLIEEQANEKRLVITFTKNKSINFEFFVGHTIPINKISIAGFSALTGETIIINNINEIPQNHPYRQFSFFDKSLNYKTNNTIAIPLKDSNNNIIGVFQLVNKLSNQSEYNQTDIQASLLLSNLVAMIIEKVNLQKNYQNSILSLQKLFSSMFDWMRFTVNKISEAIIMTQGKFIEYSYPSSSKILNLCDGLYILDKQIQLSYVTFTPFVLCMLHFQSLDMIHIEEISKLFEKETRRHDIIIKEDKYFALVFYNATSDNIDTILRRYKKVVIEYINQKRLYQTEIKYGFIQFDPNKPNQTAESLFEDAKNKININFLP
- a CDS encoding DNA-directed RNA polymerase subunit alpha, which encodes MIDIQKPNIRCEELSLDQKYGRYVIEPLERGYGTTIGNALRRTLLSSLPGAAVTSVKIDGVLHEFSTIPGVLEDVTEIILNLKGLAIKMSSPGPKTIYIEAQGECEVKAKDIKADADIEICNPEHHIATLNSDARLFMEITICQGKGYVPADRNKQANQSIGVIPIDSIYTPITKVNYRVENTRVGQVTDYDKLIIEIWTNGTIRPDEALSSGSKILIDYLALFTDLSNIPTETEVVVKQEQPKRNKLLDMTIEELELSVRSYNCLKRAGINTVEDLVNKTEEEMMKVRNLGKKSLEEVIQKLESLGLGLKKAEE
- a CDS encoding 4Fe-4S binding protein, which gives rise to MPKVLRADNINKCLGCFTCMLVCASVNHESHNLTKSSIKIKTRGGLQSKFAATICVACKEPACAEACPTKALEKRPGGGVKLIRERCIACEKCVSACIVGSIHMDNDQHIPIICKHCGACVRMCPHECLSMEEVKE
- the rpsD gene encoding 30S ribosomal protein S4, coding for MSKYLGPDCRLCRREGAKLFLKGDRCYTEKCSIVRRNYAPGMHGMEKKKLSEYGLQLREKQKVKRIYGILEKQFRRYFEMAERMKGIAGENLLSLLERRLDNVVFRLGFAASRGEARMLVSHAHFTVNGKKVNIPSYLVKPGDVIEVKETSKSSPRFAEIKEKHAKKTSPKWLEKDSENLIGRVIALPVRDDIDMPIQEHLIVELYSK
- the rplQ gene encoding 50S ribosomal protein L17, which encodes MAKQRKFGRDVDHREALMRNLATALFKHGRIMTTEAKAKDLRKVAEKLITTAKKGDLASYRRVLSYLYEEDVAYELFEKTAKRYSDRNGGYTRIIKAGPRKGDGAMMAYIELV
- a CDS encoding aldehyde ferredoxin oxidoreductase N-terminal domain-containing protein, giving the protein MLGKDFVRVLYIDLSKKEARIEESKDLYRYLGGTGIGVKLLEENAKFDKSPLDPEQPLILSIGPLSTIFPVVTKAVATFISPHTGEYGESHAGGRLAMAIRNAGYDALVITGKAEKPTYITLTDKNIEFKDARAMWGLTVEETGRVIREREPGPGKRSIIRIGRAGENLVSYACVNVDTYRHFGRLGIGTVFGSKNLKAVMIMGEKDIPVGSLKDYFKVYQEIYKKATQTDAMAKYHELGTPMNIKILNAISSLPTRNLLQSKFEYADEISGERFAEKNLVRKVSCVGCPIGCIHIGQFRREFDKGYEYESIAVSYDHELIYALGSMLGIRTSDEVLEIIDEVEEMGLDAMTTGVVLAWATEAYQKGLIKKNDTLCELEFGNTKEYIKAINYIADRVNDFYYTLGNGLKEAVKKYGGEDFALLLSNNEMAGYHTGYAFALGQTVGSRHSHLDNAGYSYDQSAKELVDDKIIDYIIEEEKERGVLTSLCICLFARKVYDRKTILAALNSVGINWNDEDLNRLADDIFYTKIKLKKQLGFSLKDIKFPKRIFQTDTLWGKMDEERLKKLLNMYIERVEREYED